One region of Azoarcus sp. CIB genomic DNA includes:
- a CDS encoding peptidylprolyl isomerase, whose product MEIVKNSVVTLKYTVVDPDGNMIDDGQQPLVYLHGGYDGIFPAVEEALHGKKVGEQLTIKLQPEDAFGEYDEELVLVEDLSQFPENIEVGMSFERVTDDGEEEMIYRITDIADGKVVVDGNHPLAGTALVFDVTIAEVRPATAEELSHGHVHGAGGHHH is encoded by the coding sequence ATGGAAATCGTCAAGAACAGCGTCGTAACGCTTAAGTACACCGTCGTCGACCCGGACGGCAACATGATCGATGATGGTCAGCAGCCGCTGGTCTACCTGCACGGCGGCTACGATGGCATCTTCCCTGCCGTCGAGGAGGCGCTGCACGGCAAGAAGGTCGGCGAACAGCTGACGATCAAGCTGCAGCCCGAAGATGCCTTCGGCGAGTACGACGAGGAGCTCGTGCTGGTCGAGGATCTCAGCCAGTTCCCCGAGAACATCGAGGTCGGCATGTCCTTCGAGCGCGTCACCGACGACGGCGAGGAGGAAATGATCTACCGCATCACCGACATCGCCGACGGCAAGGTCGTCGTCGACGGCAATCACCCGCTGGCCGGCACGGCGCTGGTGTTCGACGTGACCATCGCGGAAGTGCGTCCGGCGACCGCCGAGGAACTCTCGCACGGCCACGTGCACGGCGCGGGCGGCCACCACCACTGA
- a CDS encoding peroxiredoxin: protein MLQIGDIAPTFSLPDADMEDFDLAAERGRHHVVLYFYPRDNTPGCTLQAADFSDHEDDFARYGCIIVGVSPDDCLTHAEFRDQHGLSIRLLSDVETEVCRLYDVWQPREVDGVKKMGVARTTFVIDKEGIVRHALRDVTPRGHAAGVFELVRKLETEKANGNRQEQRRNA from the coding sequence ATGTTGCAGATCGGTGATATCGCGCCAACGTTTTCGCTGCCGGATGCGGACATGGAGGATTTCGACCTCGCCGCAGAACGCGGCAGGCACCATGTGGTCCTCTACTTTTACCCTCGTGACAACACGCCGGGATGCACCCTGCAGGCGGCCGACTTCTCCGATCATGAAGACGACTTCGCCCGCTACGGCTGCATCATTGTCGGCGTCAGTCCCGACGATTGCCTGACTCACGCCGAATTCCGCGACCAGCACGGCCTGTCGATACGTCTGCTTTCCGACGTCGAGACCGAGGTGTGCCGGCTCTACGATGTCTGGCAGCCCAGGGAAGTCGATGGTGTGAAGAAGATGGGTGTGGCACGGACGACCTTCGTGATCGACAAGGAAGGCATCGTCCGCCACGCACTCCGCGACGTTACACCCCGCGGCCATGCGGCGGGGGTCTTCGAACTGGTCAGGAAACTGGAAACAGAGAAAGCTAATGGAAATCGTCAAGAACAGCGTCGTAACGCTTAA
- the lexA gene encoding transcriptional repressor LexA codes for MSSRDHNLTARQGEILDFIRQTLESEGRPPTRAEVCTAFGFRSPNAAESHLRALAAKGAILLEEGRARGIRLAQGLGLPLIGRVAAGSPILAVEHIESRHQIDPALFSPRADYLLRVRGMSMRDAGILDGDLLAVHRSQEARSGQVVVARVEDEVTVKTFTSKGPIVSLLPANPDFEPIVVDTRSTPLTIEGIAVGLVRNGSL; via the coding sequence ATGAGCAGCCGCGACCATAACCTGACCGCCCGCCAGGGCGAAATCCTCGACTTCATCCGCCAGACGCTCGAATCCGAGGGGCGCCCGCCCACGCGCGCCGAAGTGTGCACGGCGTTCGGCTTCCGCTCGCCGAACGCGGCCGAAAGCCATCTGCGCGCGCTCGCAGCGAAGGGCGCGATCCTGCTCGAGGAAGGGCGGGCGCGCGGCATCCGCCTTGCCCAGGGGCTCGGCCTGCCGCTGATCGGCCGGGTCGCGGCCGGCAGCCCGATCCTCGCGGTCGAGCACATCGAGTCGCGCCACCAGATCGACCCGGCCCTGTTCTCGCCGCGCGCCGACTACCTGCTGCGCGTACGCGGCATGAGCATGCGCGACGCGGGCATCCTCGACGGCGACCTGCTCGCCGTGCACCGCAGCCAGGAGGCGCGTTCCGGACAGGTCGTGGTCGCCCGCGTCGAGGACGAGGTGACCGTAAAAACCTTCACCAGCAAGGGCCCTATCGTCAGCCTGCTGCCGGCCAACCCCGATTTCGAGCCCATCGTCGTCGACACCCGCAGCACCCCCCTGACGATCGAGGGGATCGCCGTCGGCCTGGTGCGCAACGGTTCGCTGTGA